The Pseudomonadota bacterium DNA window GCCTGCCATTCGTTTCTGAAGGTCACAAGACGAACGGCGGCCGCATCCCAGTCCTGGGCGTGGACGAGGTTCCTGGCACCGGCAAGCAGCTCGGTGAGCTTTTCCTCTCTCTGGATCAGGGGGTCTGGTTTGAAATGTTCCGCCTCGATGGCGGCCCGCTTTTCCTCGGCGCTCCTTCTCGCGGCTTTGCCGGAGGCGGTGGTCGCAAGGTCTGCAAGGAGCGCCTCGTCGCTGATTTTTTCGAGGGCTGCCAGGGCCGGTTCCCGGCCGCATTTCTGTCTGAGGATATCGGCCAGGAGGTGCTGGTCGGAAATTTTTTCGATGGCCGCCAGGCGTATTGCAGGAGGTTCGGCGCCAACGGCGATACCGGCGATGGTCTCAGGAGAAGTGATCCGATTGAGCAGATCCCGGCAGCTTTCAAGATCGGGGCTCGCCATGACCAGCGAGCAGAGGACTTCGTCAAGGCGACCGGTCACGGCACTCTTGGTCTCATCTTCAAGAGCGGAGGCGGCAAGTGTTTCGAGTGCGGCAAGATCGGTGAGGCGGCTGACCGCGCCAAGGCGGACTGCGCGATCCTGGTCTTCCCGGGCCACCGAGATCAGGACCTCGGTCATTCCCGGGTCCAGTTCAAGGATTGAAGCGAGTCTTACTCCGGCGTCTTTGTGCTGCCAGCCCGGTTTTTTGAAATTAAGTAGTCCCATAGGTATTCAGGTCAATTATCCGCTGGTTTTGGCTCTTGTTCCCGGCAGAATCTTTTCGCCGGGGCATCAAAGTGATTCAGTAATATAGCCAGAGGAACAGTAAAGGCAACAGAATCCCTGTTCCGGTCAGCCAGGCGCCCCGGCCGGTGATGCCTTTTTTCCCTTTCAGCACAAAGAGGCCGGTGACTGCCAGAAGCCCGAGAGAGAGGGCATACAGGTCGGCAAACCAGCTCCACAATTTTTTCGGGTGGTTGAGGTGGAGAAAATTCATCTGGCGCAAGATCGGCCTCGCCTTCACCTTTTCCTGCAGCACTTCACCGCTGGCAAGATTTACGGTGAGGGTATTTCCTTCGACAAAGATCTGCAGGGTCTCCGGATCGGGGCGGAAACTGTTCTTGTACAGGCCGGTTTCTCCGGTCTCGGCCAGAATTCCGGTGACGGTATTCATCGAGAGCGGGGTTCCGGCAGGAATCGGTTTGATGGAACTTTTCAGATGCTCGATCCTGTAGCTCGGGTTCCAGATATTGATATGGTTGACGGCAATCCCCGAGATCACGTAGACAATGGTCAGGCCGAAGCAGAGATAGCCCAGATCCCGGTGGATGATGTTGTTCCATCTTCGCCAGTTCATCTCAATGCTCAATCACTGCGCCGAGAGCCCTGATCCGGTAGATGGTTTCGGCGCCGGTAACGGTGGCCGGATCGAATTTCTGCCCCTTTTCTTCGGCCTTGTGACGGTAGTAGTCGATCGCTTCATTTTTGCTGAGGGAAAGTTTTTCCACCACCCCTTCCACGTAGGCATTCTGCCCCCGGGCCGACATCGGGAAAACAATCACCCCGTCAACCACCTTGATCTGGATCTTTTCAAAGGGGGTGTCGCTGGCAATATTCATCCAGCAGCCCCGGGAAGAACAGACCTCGACCACGGTTCCCGAGACGAGGACTTTTTTGCCGACAAAGGCTTCAGGGTTTTTCTCGATCTCGGAGATTTTGGTGACCTGTTTCAGGGTGACGGGTTTACCGAGCTCCAGGCCGGAATAAGAGCAGACGGTTGTTGCGGTGCAGAGGACAAATGCCAGAAGCGGCAGTAAAATCTTTTTCATTTTTCTCTCCCGGAAAAGTGAAGGTTGTATTGTGAACAAGTGGGAAAATATACCTTTCAGAGGGTATTCAAGTCAATTGATAAGCCGGGATACGGGGAGAAAAAATTGAACAGCCAATAGCCGGCAGAAAACTCCCGATTTCCAATTAAAATGAGGCCCCATTTCCGCAGAGGCAAAAAGAGGAATGGAGGGGTGTGAAGTTCTGGTTGGAGTGGAGCAAAAAAATTGCCGGCCCGGAACTGGAGAGGAGGTCCGGGCCGGCTGGAGTGAAGAAAAGTGAGGAGTGGAGATGTCAGGCGGTGCGACAGGCCCGCCCGAAGCCTCCCGGGATGGTTCCGGAGGCCCAGAAAACGGCCCCCTGCTTGTAGTCTGCAAACCAGTATCCCCCGGGGCGACGCTGGTCGGCGGTAAAAATAAAGGGTTGTTCCCGTGAAAAACAGCGGTGCAGATGCAGCCCTTTGCGGTTCACGGCGGCGGTCAGAAGTGACATCGCTTCGTCAATGGTCGGCATCCGCCAGTCGGAGAATCCGGCGAAATTCCGGGCGTTCAGCTCTTCGATATACCCCTTGACCTTCTTGAAGTTGGTAATATCGCAGCCGCCTCTCTGCCACATGAGCCCGGAAGCCAGATCGGTTACGGTCAACTCGTCCTGATTGTCGATCAGGCAGCCGGCAAAGGCGCCACTTGTGTTTTGCTGGATATCGAAAAAATCACCCTGTCGGACGAGATCGGCCACCTCATCTTCGGTAAAGACACCCGGAGAAGAGCGCAGTTTCTTCCTGGCAACCGGTGAAATGTCGTCGGAAATGGTAGGAAGGCCGCTGATCATCTCTTCGAGATTGATGCTTTTCGTCAGTGGGACCACCAACCCTTCGGTGGTATGGTCGACCACGTTTGCTTTCAGCCACTCCCGCATGGCACGGTTGATGGCATGGCTTTTGTCCAGGGTGAACGATTTGCCGTCATCGGCAACACACTGACTGACCAGCTCCTGGGGGGCTTCGATCCTGGCCATGACCCGGGCATGTTTGACTCCCCGTTCCATCAGATACAGGGAGGGGGGAGACTCCCAGCCGTCGACAAAGAAGTAGTAGAATTTCTCATCGTTGTTCCGGACCCTCTCGCCATCCTTGCCGCCCCAGCTTTCAAACATGGTGAAGGTGTAGATCGGGGTGATGTCCCAGTCGATGCTGAAGGGCTGGCCTTTCGGGATATCGAGGGTTTGCGCCAAATTCATAGTCGTCCTCCGGTTTTCTCGCCCTGTGGGGCCAGGTGAAAGATGGTACAATCTCTTTTGCAGGGAACGCATCTTGAGATTGATATTCGCATTTCGAATCCGTAGAATGTTTCCACGGTGTGATGATTCTCATTAAACAATAATCGTTCCTGTTTAGTCAACAACTTTATATGCGCATTCGATTGGTGAGTGAAGTGAATTCATATCCAACCAGCCCCGGCAGTCCGCTGCCATTTGGGACCAGTGAAAAGAAAGGGGGGGTTAATTTCTCCCTCTTTTCCCGGAACGCCGAAAGTGTCACCCTGCTCCTGTTCCGGAGTGGCTCCGGACCGGCAATTGCGGAATTTACACTTGATCCCGGCATCAACCGGACGGGAGATGTCTGGCACATTCTGGTCCAGGATCTCGACCCTGAAATCCGTTATGTCTACCGGGTGACCGGCCCCTGGGATCCGGAAGGCGAAGGGCATCGGTTTTCCGGGAAGAACCTGCTGCTTGATCCTTATGCCAGGGCCCTGACCGGAAGTTCCGTCTGGGGGCAAGCCTACAGGCGGAGCGGTGAAGAGGATTCCCGTCAGCTGAAAGGTTTCCGGCGCCGCTGCTGCCTGGTGAAAGATGATTTCGACTGGGAGGGGGAGCGGCCCCTGAATATTCCGCTGAAGGATTCGATCATCTACGAGATGCATGTGCGCGGTTTTACCTGCCACTCCTCCTCGGCAGCAAAATATCCGGGGACTTATCTCGGGGTGATTGAAAAAATCCCCTACCTGAAGAAACTGGGTGTCACGGCGGTTGAGCTTCTGCCCGTGACCGAATTCAACGAAAATGAAATCCTGGCCCATAACCCCAAGACCGGGGAAAAACTGAAAAACTTCTGGGGCTACAGCCCGATGGCCTTTTTCGCCCCGAAGGCCTCCTATGCCGTGAATGGTCGCAATGGTGGGCAGGTCAACGAATTCAAGACGATGGTCAAGGCGCTGCACCGGGCCGGGATCGAGGTGATTCTCGATATCGTCTTCAACCATTCCGGAGAAGGTGGCGGCGACGGGCCGGTCTTCAGTTTCCGGGGGCTGGACAATTCCATCTATTATATTCTTGATCCGGAGAGTCGGGAGTATATGAACTTTTCCGGCTGCGGCAATACTTTGAACTGTAACCACCCCCTGTTCCGGAGCCTGATCATGGACTGCCTGCATTACTGGGTCACCGAAATGCACGTGGACGGCTTCCGGTTTGATCTTGCCTCGGTGCTCGGCCGCAATTCACGGGGCGAGGTGATGGAAAACCCGCCGATGGTGGAGCAGATTGCCGAAGACCCGATCCTCGCCGATATCAAGATCATCGCCGAGGCCTGGGATGCGGCCGGACTTTATCAGGTGGGAAGTTTTTCCCGCCATCCGCGCTGGGCGGAATGGAACGGGCGCTATCGCGACGATGTCCGGTCCTTTGTGGCCGGTCACGAGAACACCGTTGCCGCACTCGCCACCCGGATCAGCGGTAGCGCCGATCTCTACCAGCTGGACCGGGCGCCGTTCAACAGCATCAACTTCATCACCAGCCATGACGGGTTTACCCTGTATGATCTGGTCAGTTACGAACAGAAGCATAACGAGATGAACGGCGAGGACAACCGTGACGGCACCAACGACAACCGGAGCTGGAACAGCGGGGCGGAGGGCGAGGTCGCAGACCGGAAGATAAACCGGTTGCGGCAGCGCCGGGTCCGGACCTTTGCTGTAATCCTTTTTCTTTCCCAGGGAACCCCGATGATGCTGGCCGGAGACGAGTTCGGGCGGACCCAGAGAGGCAACAACAATGCCTATTGCCAGGACAATGAAATCGGCTGGATCGACTGGGGGCAGGCAAAGAAAAACAAGGGGCTGCACCGGTTTTTCCGCCGGTTGATCGCACTGCGCAAGGCGCATCCGGTTTTCAGGCGGGCCGAGTTTTTTCCGGAAGGAGAAGTACCATTTCCCGAGATCCGCTGGCAGGCCACGAAACCTGGGAAAACCGACTGGTCCGGCGAATGCAGGGTTCTCTGTTTTTTCCTTGACGGCAGAGGGAGTCGGGAGAAAACAAGGGACAATGATTTTTTCGTGATGCTGCAAGGCGGCGGCAAACCGGAGCGCATCGTGGTGCCTCCGCCGCCCCGGGGGAGCCGCTGGCATCTCCTGATCAACACTGCGGCGGGATCGCCACGGGACATTGCGGAGGAGGATGAGGCGCCCCTTTTCACCGGACATGAATTCAAGCTGGAAGCGATGGCTGCGGCGGTCCTGATTGCGAAGAAGGAGTGATGCAGTTGCAATGAACCATTGGTGGTGATATGGGGGACAAAATGGGCAAATACCGGCACCTTCTCCTGGTCGGGGACTCAATGATCGAGTTTTTCGACTGGCAGGGGCGTTTTCCCGAACTGAAGGTTGATAATCTCGGTCGGGCCGGAGAATCGGTTGAGGAATTGCAGCTTCGGGCGGAAAACATTGTCCGGCGCTTTGCTCCTCCTGACCTGGTCCTGATTATGATCGGCACCAACAATGTGGCGATGGAAAATTTTGCCTTTCATGCCTCCTATGAAGGCATCCTGAGCACTTTCAAAAAGGCGTGGACTGACGCGGACCTGCTGGTCAACAGCCTGTTGCCGATGGAGCTTGGCTATCTGGCTCCTGATACGGTGGAACGGGTGAATGGGAGATTAAAGGAATTGGCCGAACGGAATGGCGCCGATTATCTGGATGTCTGGTCGGCGATGGCTGGCAAGGAAGGGCGGGCTCTGGCAGGGATGCTGGAGGACGAGGTCCATCTCACCCGCGAGGGCTACCGGATCTGGTCGGGGGCTCTGGAGAGTTATCTGAATCGGAAGTAGGCGTTATTTCCGTGGCATTGTCGGTCTCCTCGCCGATCTTCCAGTTTCTTCGGGTGAAGAGTTTTTGCAGGATAAAGGTCAGCCAGGCGGCCATCCAGATGACCGCGCCAAGACGCCAATCGAGAAATGGGACGCCAAGCAGTAGCAGCAGAAGGACAATGGCGCCGATCTTTCTCGTCATTTGTGATTTCCTCTCGATGGGATAATGGTTTTTTTTGCTTTTAAGTTGTCCGGTGCAGACTATTCTGAAAATCTGTCTTTGACAAGGAGCGCCAGGTCATTTAATATTGCCGACCCATTTAACAGTCGATATATCCGCACATTTTGCAGTTTTAAAAGAAGAACCGGGAAAGAATCATGAAAAAGAAAATTGCAGTTCTGGAAGGTGACGGTATCGGGCCGGAGATTACCGCTGAAGGGCTCAAGGTCCTTGCGGCCATTGAAAAAAAATATGATCATTCGTTTCAGATAAAACACGCGCCTTTCGGAGCGAACGCCTATTTCTCCCATGGCACCCCTTTTCCCGATGAGGCAAAACAGATCTGTGATGAGGCCGACGGGATCATCAAAGGCCCGGTGGGGTTGGCGGTGGAGAAGATGGCGACCATCCCCCAGGAGTTTCGACCGGAGATCGGGGCGATCCTGCCTTTGCGGAAAAGATACAACACCTTTCTGAATTTCCGGCCGGTTTTTCTGCCGAAAGCTCTGGCCCATTTTTCACCCATCCGGGAGGAGATCATCGGTGAGGGCATTGATATATTGATGATCCGGGAGCTGGTGGGCGGGATCTACTTTGGTGATAAAAAAGAGGGCTCGGCCACCGGTATGGAATATGCCAGTGACGACTGCATCTATACCAGGAAGCAGGTTGAAGATATTGCCCATGCCGCTTTTGTTGAGGCGCGCAAAAAAGGCTCTCCGCTCTTCAATGTCCATAAAGCCAATGTCCTTGCCACGTCACGTTTCTGGAACGATATCGTTGCCGAAGTCAGTGGTGAATACAAGGATGTCGAATTGCATTCGATCCTGGTTGATAATGCGGCCTTCCAGCTGGTCAAGAACCCCCGTCAGTTCAACGGGGTCATGCTCCTGGAAAACATGCAGGGGGACATCCTCACCGATCAGGCGGGCGGCATCCTCGGTTCTCTCGGGCTCATGCCCTCGGCCTGTATCGGGCCGGAAAAAGGGTATGTGGAACCGGCCCATGGCTCCGCTCCCGATATTGCCGGGCAGAACATCGCAAACCCCTATTCAATGATCGGCAGTGTCGCCTTTCTTTTGGACAAATGTTTCGGTTTGATTGAGGAGTCCGATGCGATCTGGAATGCGATGTTCCGCCTTTTCGCTGAAGGATATACCACCCCGGAACTGGCCGGGCGGAAGCCAGACGGCGACACCGTTCTGACCACGGGAGAATTCGGCGACAGGATTGTCGGGTATTTGAAATGAATGAAGAATTAAAAATGAAGAATGAAGAATTGTAGATGTGACGTTACAGAGGGGGTAAAATTCTTCACTCTTCACTCTTCACTCTTCACTCTTCACTCTTCACTCTTCACTCTTAATTGCCCTTTCCGGTCCAGTAACTCCCGGACGGTGTGGGCCAAATCGTGCTGCTCCAGGGGCTTGATCATGAAGGCGCTCGCACCGGCGGCTTTTGCGGCTTCCTCGTTGATCTGCTCACTGTAGCCGGTGCAGAGGATAACCGGAAGATCCGGTCTTACGGCAAGGAGTTCCCTGGTCAGCTGTTCCCCGGTCATCTTCGGCATGGTCTGGTCGGTGATCACCAGATCAAACTGATCGGGGTTGGCGCGGAAGGTTGCAAGGGCTTCCAGGCTGCCGCTTTCTACGGTCACTTCATAGCCGAGCCATTCCAGCATTCGGCAATGGATTCCGGCAACCGCGTCATCATCATCGACCACCAGGATATTTTCACTGCCCATCGGCAGCGGGTCGATTTCTTCCGGTTGTTTAATCTCGACCTCCTCAATCTTCGGGAAGAAAACCCTGATCCAGGCGCCTCCCCGGTCAGTATCGCTGACCACCTTGATCAGTCCATGGTGGCTTTTGACGATCCCGTGGACGATGGCAAGGCCCATCCCTGAACCCTTTGCGGCCGATTTGGTGGTGAAGTAGGGTTCGAAAATCCGGTCAATAATTTCCGGGGGAATACCTTCACCGTTGTCTTTTACCGAGACTTCAATATAGTCTCCAGGCTGCATGGTGATCTCATTTTCCAGATCCTTTTTTTCAAGCCTGGTTTTGTGCAGGGAAACCTCCAGGATCCCGCCTGTTTTCTCCATAGCATGTGCAGCATTGGTGCAGAGATTGATCAGGATCTGATGAATCTGGGACGGATCTCCCAGAATGCTCCCGCAGTATGGGTCAAGCTCCTGCTTTATCTCGATGGTGGTCGGGATTGAAGCGCGGATCAGCTTGATCGCCTCATTGATGATCGGGTGGAGGTTGAGCGGTTTCTTTTCCTGCTCCGCTTTGCGGCTGAAGGAAAGGATGTTCTTGACCAGGTCCCTGGCCCGGGATCCTGCGTTCAGGATCTCTTCAAGGTAGATCGGCATCTGGCTTCTTTCGGGGTGTTGTTCCCGGCGGGCCATTTCGGCGTAACCGATAATCGGAGTCAGCAGGTTGTTGAAATCGTGGGCGATGCCGCCGGCCAGGGTGCCGATCGCCTCCATCTTATGGGCCTGCCGCAGCTGCTCTTCAAGGCGTCTTTTTTCATTGGCTTCATTTCTGGTACGGGTCAGATCGTGGATGCAGACGTAGATGCTCAGCGGCTGCTCCTGATGGTCCCGGACGACTTTAACGGTCACTTCAATGGGCTTGCCTGCCGGGTTGTTCGGGTGATCGATTTCCATGGTGATGACCGCGTCTTCCAGTCTGTTCTGGGCGAGGCAGACCGGGCACGGTTCAGATTCGCCATCAGGGTGGATCAATTGTTCAATATGTCTGCCTGTGGCCTGATCCGGAGTACTCCGAATCATCTTGTAAAAAACATTGTTCCCCCGGAGAAGGCGGCGGTTGAGATCGAGAAAGTAGACCGCATCTCCGGATTCATTCATTGCCGAAGAGAGTTCCTGGAATGATTGTTCCAGGGTTTTGGTGACTTCCCGGCATTCTGCGATTCGGTATTTCAGTTCGCTGTTTTTCTCCTTGATCTTTTTTTCCTGTTTGAGGCCGAGGCTGTTGAAGAAGCTCAAAATCCCGAGACCCAGAACCAGAACGAGGGCATGAAAGAGCAGGAGGTGATTTTTCGAGGATTTTTCCGCGGCAAGGAAAGGTCCGGCGGGGATCGTCACACTGATCCCGCCGCGGATCTCGCCAAGCCGGTATCCTTGTTCCGCGTGGCATTTCAGGCACGCCTCTTTGACGGCCAGCGGGGCCATATACCTGTATTGGGATGAAGATTCGATAAATTCCAGAAACTCACGCTCTCCGGCCTCGAATCTCTTCAGGGTTG harbors:
- a CDS encoding PepSY-associated TM helix domain-containing protein; translated protein: MNWRRWNNIIHRDLGYLCFGLTIVYVISGIAVNHINIWNPSYRIEHLKSSIKPIPAGTPLSMNTVTGILAETGETGLYKNSFRPDPETLQIFVEGNTLTVNLASGEVLQEKVKARPILRQMNFLHLNHPKKLWSWFADLYALSLGLLAVTGLFVLKGKKGITGRGAWLTGTGILLPLLFLWLYY
- a CDS encoding DUF4920 domain-containing protein, producing the protein MKKILLPLLAFVLCTATTVCSYSGLELGKPVTLKQVTKISEIEKNPEAFVGKKVLVSGTVVEVCSSRGCWMNIASDTPFEKIQIKVVDGVIVFPMSARGQNAYVEGVVEKLSLSKNEAIDYYRHKAEEKGQKFDPATVTGAETIYRIRALGAVIEH
- a CDS encoding DUF1566 domain-containing protein, with the translated sequence MNLAQTLDIPKGQPFSIDWDITPIYTFTMFESWGGKDGERVRNNDEKFYYFFVDGWESPPSLYLMERGVKHARVMARIEAPQELVSQCVADDGKSFTLDKSHAINRAMREWLKANVVDHTTEGLVVPLTKSINLEEMISGLPTISDDISPVARKKLRSSPGVFTEDEVADLVRQGDFFDIQQNTSGAFAGCLIDNQDELTVTDLASGLMWQRGGCDITNFKKVKGYIEELNARNFAGFSDWRMPTIDEAMSLLTAAVNRKGLHLHRCFSREQPFIFTADQRRPGGYWFADYKQGAVFWASGTIPGGFGRACRTA
- the glgX gene encoding glycogen debranching protein GlgX encodes the protein MRIRLVSEVNSYPTSPGSPLPFGTSEKKGGVNFSLFSRNAESVTLLLFRSGSGPAIAEFTLDPGINRTGDVWHILVQDLDPEIRYVYRVTGPWDPEGEGHRFSGKNLLLDPYARALTGSSVWGQAYRRSGEEDSRQLKGFRRRCCLVKDDFDWEGERPLNIPLKDSIIYEMHVRGFTCHSSSAAKYPGTYLGVIEKIPYLKKLGVTAVELLPVTEFNENEILAHNPKTGEKLKNFWGYSPMAFFAPKASYAVNGRNGGQVNEFKTMVKALHRAGIEVILDIVFNHSGEGGGDGPVFSFRGLDNSIYYILDPESREYMNFSGCGNTLNCNHPLFRSLIMDCLHYWVTEMHVDGFRFDLASVLGRNSRGEVMENPPMVEQIAEDPILADIKIIAEAWDAAGLYQVGSFSRHPRWAEWNGRYRDDVRSFVAGHENTVAALATRISGSADLYQLDRAPFNSINFITSHDGFTLYDLVSYEQKHNEMNGEDNRDGTNDNRSWNSGAEGEVADRKINRLRQRRVRTFAVILFLSQGTPMMLAGDEFGRTQRGNNNAYCQDNEIGWIDWGQAKKNKGLHRFFRRLIALRKAHPVFRRAEFFPEGEVPFPEIRWQATKPGKTDWSGECRVLCFFLDGRGSREKTRDNDFFVMLQGGGKPERIVVPPPPRGSRWHLLINTAAGSPRDIAEEDEAPLFTGHEFKLEAMAAAVLIAKKE
- a CDS encoding GDSL family lipase — protein: MGDKMGKYRHLLLVGDSMIEFFDWQGRFPELKVDNLGRAGESVEELQLRAENIVRRFAPPDLVLIMIGTNNVAMENFAFHASYEGILSTFKKAWTDADLLVNSLLPMELGYLAPDTVERVNGRLKELAERNGADYLDVWSAMAGKEGRALAGMLEDEVHLTREGYRIWSGALESYLNRK
- a CDS encoding 3-isopropylmalate dehydrogenase, which produces MKKKIAVLEGDGIGPEITAEGLKVLAAIEKKYDHSFQIKHAPFGANAYFSHGTPFPDEAKQICDEADGIIKGPVGLAVEKMATIPQEFRPEIGAILPLRKRYNTFLNFRPVFLPKALAHFSPIREEIIGEGIDILMIRELVGGIYFGDKKEGSATGMEYASDDCIYTRKQVEDIAHAAFVEARKKGSPLFNVHKANVLATSRFWNDIVAEVSGEYKDVELHSILVDNAAFQLVKNPRQFNGVMLLENMQGDILTDQAGGILGSLGLMPSACIGPEKGYVEPAHGSAPDIAGQNIANPYSMIGSVAFLLDKCFGLIEESDAIWNAMFRLFAEGYTTPELAGRKPDGDTVLTTGEFGDRIVGYLK
- a CDS encoding DUF3365 domain-containing protein, whose translation is MKNRIHFSFLLLFWTAVVLCSLLWNNHSIDRNTLILARSTGSSFFKEIETTRLWNARHGGVYVPVTEKTQPNPYLKDPDRDVTTLSGLELTKINPAFMTRQIAEIAETENNIRYHITSLNPLRPDNRADAWETATLKRFEAGEREFLEFIESSSQYRYMAPLAVKEACLKCHAEQGYRLGEIRGGISVTIPAGPFLAAEKSSKNHLLLFHALVLVLGLGILSFFNSLGLKQEKKIKEKNSELKYRIAECREVTKTLEQSFQELSSAMNESGDAVYFLDLNRRLLRGNNVFYKMIRSTPDQATGRHIEQLIHPDGESEPCPVCLAQNRLEDAVITMEIDHPNNPAGKPIEVTVKVVRDHQEQPLSIYVCIHDLTRTRNEANEKRRLEEQLRQAHKMEAIGTLAGGIAHDFNNLLTPIIGYAEMARREQHPERSQMPIYLEEILNAGSRARDLVKNILSFSRKAEQEKKPLNLHPIINEAIKLIRASIPTTIEIKQELDPYCGSILGDPSQIHQILINLCTNAAHAMEKTGGILEVSLHKTRLEKKDLENEITMQPGDYIEVSVKDNGEGIPPEIIDRIFEPYFTTKSAAKGSGMGLAIVHGIVKSHHGLIKVVSDTDRGGAWIRVFFPKIEEVEIKQPEEIDPLPMGSENILVVDDDDAVAGIHCRMLEWLGYEVTVESGSLEALATFRANPDQFDLVITDQTMPKMTGEQLTRELLAVRPDLPVILCTGYSEQINEEAAKAAGASAFMIKPLEQHDLAHTVRELLDRKGQLRVKSEE